One Brassica napus cultivar Da-Ae chromosome A5, Da-Ae, whole genome shotgun sequence DNA window includes the following coding sequences:
- the LOC106452329 gene encoding uncharacterized WD repeat-containing protein C2A9.03-like — MSNHQRGDDDAGEYMEEDVDDHEMQDVENDDMDDEFRRGDGASDSDVEEFDYSNNKIADTSAEQARKGKDIQGIPWDRLSISRDKYRQTRLLQYKNYENVPNSGESSEKVCNVTQKGGQFYGFWRNSRSVKSTILHFQLRNLVWATSKHDVYLMSNFLLTHYSSLTSGKKEVLNVRGHVAPSEKHPGSLLEGFTQTQVSTLAVKDGFLVAGGFQGELICKHLDRPGVSFCSRTTYDDNAITNAIEIYNKPSGALHFTASNNDCGVRDFDMERYQLVKHFSFPWPVNHASLSPNGKLLAIVGDNPEGLIVDPNTGKTLETLSGHFDYSFASAWHPDGITFSTGNQDKTCRVWDIRNLSHSVTVLKGNLGAIRSIRYTSDGKYMAMAEPADFVHVYDVSKGYETEQEIDFFGEISGISFSPDTEALFIGVWDRTYGSLLEYHRRRNYTYLDSFL, encoded by the exons atgtccaATCACCAAAGAGGAGATGATGATGCTGGGGAGTACATGGAAGAAGATGTAGATGATCATGAGATGCAAGATGTGGAAAATGATGATATGGATGACGAGTTCCGTCGGGGTGATGGTGCATCAGATTCTGACGTCGAAGAGTTTGACTACTCC AATAATAAAATAGCTGACACATCGGCAGAACAAGCTCGGAAAGGGAAAGATATTCAGGGGATTCCTTGGGACAGGCTTAGCATCTCTAGAGATAAATACAGACAAACTAGGTTACTACAGTACAAGAACTATGAAAACGTCCCTAACTCCGGAGAATCATctgaaaag GTTTGCAATGTCACACAGAAAGGGGGGCAGTTCTATGGCTTCTGGCGTAATTCAAGATCTGTCAAATCTACTATCCTTCACTTCCAG TTGAGGAACTTGGTGTGGGCAACATCCAAGCACGACGTCTATCTTATGTCAAACTTCCTGCTGACGCATTACTCTTCTCTAACGTCTGGTAAGAAGGAAGTTCTCAATGTTCGCGGTCATGTTGCACCATCCGAG AAACATCCTGGAAGTTTGCTGGAAGGGTTTACGCAGACTCAAGTGAGTACACTTGCTGTAAAAGACGGCTTTCTTGTCGCTGGTGGCTTTCAAGGAGAACTTATATGCAAG CATCTTGATAGACCTGGCGTCAGCTTTTGCTCTCGTACCACTTATGATGATAATGCTATTACCAATGCTATTGAGATCTACAACAAACCCAG TGGTGCCCTTCATTTTACTGCCTCGAATAATGACTGTGGAGTTAGAGATTTTGACATGGAGAGATACCAGCTTGTTAAGCATTTTTCCTTTCCTTGGCCAGTGAAC CACGCATCATTGAGTCCTAATGGTAAATTACTAGCTATTGTTGGCGACAATCCCGAGGGCCTTATAGTAGACCCCAACACAGGAAAG ACGCTGGAAACACTATCAGGACATTTTGACTACTCCTTTGCCTCAGCGTGGCATCCTGACGGAATCACTTTCTCAACTGGAAACCAAGACAAGACCTGCCGTGTATGGGACATCCGCAACCTATCTCACTCCGTTACTGTCTTGAAGGGTAACCTTGGAGCAATCCGGTCGATCCGCTACACGTCCGATGGAAAATACATGGCCATGGCCGAACCGGCAGACTTTGTGCACGTCTATGACGTCTCAAAGGGGTATGAAACAGAGCAGGAGATCGACTTCTTTGGAGAGATATCTGGAATATCATTCAGCCCTGACACAGAGGCGCTCTTCATTGGGGTATGGGACCGCACTTATGGTAGCCTCCTTGAGTATCATCGGCGCAGAAACTACACCTATCTTGATTCGTTTCTTTAA